From a single Chitinispirillales bacterium genomic region:
- a CDS encoding tyrosine-type recombinase/integrase, with product MRWIDALDSFLRYIEKQRDYSINTADAYKRDLLQFRDMQKITDGDDVEKVFTKTNVRSFIYFLKNEGQKAKTIARKRSSLLSFGKFLSRENVISLNPVRLIAVAKLDKSIPAIITEPQMQELGDSYNNCNDTNSSQEEISRKPPDVRDMLIIELLYGSGIRVSELHNLTKRSFDFYSKTVRVIGKGNKERIVPITDVVIELLKRYLPTSAKPSDHIFPRIAKSGRKRYKNYDNLTGKRARIYKEDVTLLSVRRIRQIVNKELSKVSSAKKKSPHILRHSFASHLLDNGADIRVVKEMLGHASLASTQIYTHTSIEKMLKSYKQAHPRSGE from the coding sequence ATGCGCTGGATTGACGCACTCGATTCGTTTTTGCGTTATATCGAAAAACAACGGGACTATTCGATAAATACGGCTGACGCATATAAACGCGATTTGCTGCAATTTCGCGATATGCAAAAAATTACGGACGGCGACGACGTGGAAAAAGTTTTTACGAAAACAAACGTTCGTTCGTTTATTTACTTTCTGAAAAACGAAGGACAAAAAGCAAAAACTATAGCCAGAAAACGCTCTTCGTTACTTTCGTTCGGTAAATTTCTCAGTAGAGAAAATGTAATATCGCTCAATCCTGTGCGCTTAATCGCCGTCGCAAAACTTGATAAATCGATTCCTGCGATAATCACCGAGCCGCAAATGCAGGAACTTGGAGACAGTTATAATAACTGTAACGACACTAATTCCTCACAGGAAGAAATTTCCCGAAAACCGCCTGACGTTCGTGACATGCTGATAATCGAATTGCTTTACGGAAGCGGGATTCGTGTTTCGGAACTGCATAATTTGACAAAGAGAAGTTTCGACTTCTATAGCAAAACCGTTCGAGTTATAGGAAAAGGAAACAAAGAACGGATAGTGCCGATTACCGACGTCGTTATAGAACTTTTGAAACGCTACTTGCCGACAAGCGCCAAGCCGAGCGATCATATTTTCCCGCGAATAGCCAAAAGCGGGCGTAAGCGATATAAAAATTATGATAATTTGACTGGGAAACGGGCAAGAATATACAAAGAAGACGTTACGCTTTTATCTGTACGCCGAATCCGCCAAATTGTAAACAAAGAACTGTCTAAGGTTTCTTCGGCAAAGAAAAAAAGTCCGCATATTTTGCGTCATTCGTTTGCGTCGCATTTACTCGACAACGGTGCGGATATTCGCGTCGTAAAGGAAATGCTCGGACACGCTTCTCTTGCGTCCACCCAGATT